A single Drosophila miranda strain MSH22 chromosome XR, D.miranda_PacBio2.1, whole genome shotgun sequence DNA region contains:
- the LOC117186830 gene encoding serine/threonine-protein kinase polo-like → MAAKPEDKSTDIPDRLFDSNQRRTYKRMRFFGKGGFAKCYEIIDVETDDVFAGKIVSKKLMIKHNLKEKTAQEITIHRSLNHPNIVKFHSYFEDVQNIYIVLELCKKRSMMELHKRRKSITEFECRYYIYQIIQGVKYLHDNRIIHRDLKLGNLFLNDMLHVKIGDFGLATRIEYEGERKKTLCGTPNYIAPEILTKKGHSFEVDIWSIGCVMYTLLVGQPPFETKTLKDTYSKIKKCEYRVPSYLRKPAADMVISMLQPNPESRPAIGQLLNYDFLKGSKVPTFLPSSCLTMAPRIGINDTIEDSIHRKPLMEMNGIRDDTRLESTFLNTNLHDAITASAQVCRHNEDYRSDIESLHQQLTNLINNKPRILQGNLEDENTDPAAQPLFWISKWVDYSEKYGFGYQLCDEGIGVMFNDTTKLILLPNQINVHFIDKDGKESYMTTTDYCKTLDKKMKLLSYFKRYMIEHLVKAGANNVNIESDQISRMPHLHSWFRTTCAVVMHLTNGSVQLNFSDHMKLILCPRMSAITYMDHEKNFRTYRFSTIVENGVSKELYQKIRYAQEKLRKMLEKMFV, encoded by the exons ATGGCCGCAAAACCGGAGGATAAAAGCACAGATATACCGGATCGTCTCTTCGACTCCAATCAACGCAGGACGTATAAGCGTATGCGCTTCTTTGGAAAG GGCGGCTTTGCCAAGTGCTACGAAATCATCGATGTGGAGACCGACGATGTTTTTGCCGGCAAAATCGTATCAAAGAAGCTGATGATCAAGCACAACCTGAAGGAGAAGACCGCTCAGGAGATTACCATTCATCGTAGTCTCAATCATCCCAACATAGTGAAGTTCCATAGCTATTTCGAGGATGTCCAGAACATTTACATTGTCCTGGAGCTTTGCAAGAAGCGG TCGATGATGGAGCTGCACAAGCGCCGGAAAAGCATCACGGAGTTCGAGTGCCGCTACTACATTTACCAGATCATCCAAGGCGTCAAGTATCTGCACGACAACCGCATTATCCATCGCGACTTGAAGCTAGGAAACCTGTTCTTAAACGATATGCTGCACGTGAAGATTGGCGACTTTGGCCTAGCCACTCGCATCGAATATGAGGGCGAACGCAAGAAGACTCTGTGCGGCACCCCAAACTACATTGCCCCAGAAATTCTCACCAAAAAGGGGCATTCGTTCGAAGTGGACATATGGTCCATTGGCTGCGTCATGTACACTCTGTTGGTAGGCCAACCCCCGTTTGAGACCAAAACGCTGAAGGACACTTATTCAAAGATCAAGAAGTGCGAGTACAGAGTGCCAAGCTACTTGAGAAAACCTGCTGCTGATATGGTGATCTCCATGCTCCAGCCGAACCCTGAGAGCCGCCCAGCAATTGGCCAGTTGCTGAACTACGACTTCCTGAAGGGCTCGAAGGTGCCAACGTTCTTGCCAAGCTCTTGCCTAACTATGGCTCCGCGAATTGGCATCAACGACACCATTGAAGACTCCATTCATCGCAAGCCGCTGATGGAGATGAACGGCATTAGGGATGATACTCGTCTGGAGTCAACATTCCTCAATACCAACTTGCACGACGCCATCACTGCCTCGGCCCAGGTGTGCCGCCACAACGAAGACTACCGCAGCGACATTGAGAGCTTGCACCAGCAGCTCACCAATCTGATCAACAACAAG CCGCGCATACTGCAAGGCAATCTCGAGGATGAGAATACCGATCCTGCAGCACAGCCGCTCTTCTGGATATCCAAATGGGTCGACTACAGTGAAAAATACGGCTTCGGTTATCAGCTCTGTGATGAGGGCATTGGCGTTATGTTCAACGACACAACCAAATTGATTCTGCTTCCGAACCAGATCAACGTCCACTTCATAGACAAGGACGGAAAGGAGAGCTACATGACTACGACCGATTACTGCAAGACGCTTGATAAAAAGATGAAGCTGCTTTCCTACTTCAAGCGTTACATGATCGAGCATCTCGTGAAGGCTGGAGCCAATAATGTGAACATTGAGAGTGATCAGATATCGCGTATGCCCCATTTGCACTCCTGGTTCCGCACAACGTGTGCTGTGGTCATGCATCTTACCAACGGTTCCGTACAG CTTAATTTTTCGGATCACATGAAGCTCATTCTTTGTCCGCGTATGAGTGCCATTACATACATGGATCACGAGAAGAACTTCCGCACATATCGCTTCTCGACCATCGTGGAGAACGGTGTGTCCAAAGAATTATATCAAAAGATACGCTATGCCCAAGAAAAACTTAGAAAAATGCTGGAGAAGATGTTTGTTTAA
- the LOC117186831 gene encoding serine/threonine-protein kinase polo-like yields MAAKPEDKSTDIPDRLFDSNQRRTYKRMRFFGKGGFAKCYEIIDVKTDDVFAGKIVSKKLMIKHNQKEKTAQEITIHRSLNHPNIVKFHSYFEDVQNIYIVLELCKKRSMMELHKRRKSITEFECRYYIYQIIQGVKYLHDNRIIHRDLKLGNLFLNDMLHVKIGDFGLATRIEYEGERKKTLCGTPNYIAPEILTKKGHSFEVDIWSIGCVMYTLLVGQHPFETKTLKDTYSKIKKCEYRVPSYLRKPAADMVISMLQPNPESRPAIGQLLNYDFLKGSKVPTFLPSSCLTMAPRIGINDTIEDSIHRKPLMEMNGIRDDTRLESTFLNTNLHDAITASAQVCRHNEDYRSDIESLHQQLTNLINNKPRILQGNLEDENTDPAAQPLFWISKWVDYSEKYGFGYQLCDEGIGVMFNDTTKLILLPNQINVHFIDKDGKESYMTTTDYCKTLDKKMKLLSYFKRYMIEHLVKAGANNVNIESDQISRMPHLHSWFRTTCAVVMHLTNGSVQLNFSDHMKLILCPRMSAITYMDHEKNFRTYRFSTIVENGVSKELYQKIRYAQEKLRKMLEKMFV; encoded by the exons ATGGCCGCAAAACCGGAGGATAAAAGCACAGATATACCGGATCGTCTCTTCGACTCCAATCAACGCAGGACGTATAAGCGTATGCGCTTCTTTGGAAAG GGCGGCTTTGCCAAGTGCTACGAAATCATCGATGTGAAGACCGACGATGTTTTTGCCGGCAAAATCGTATCAAAGAAGCTGATGATCAAGCACAACCAGAAGGAGAAGACCGCTCAGGAGATTACCATTCATCGTAGTCTCAATCATCCCAACATAGTGAAGTTCCATAGCTATTTCGAGGATGTCCAGAACATTTACATTGTCCTGGAGCTTTGCAAGAAGCGG TCGATGATGGAGCTGCACAAGCGCCGGAAAAGCATCACGGAGTTCGAGTGCCGCTACTACATTTACCAGATCATCCAAGGCGTCAAGTATCTGCACGACAACCGCATTATCCATCGCGACTTGAAGCTAGGAAACCTGTTCTTGAACGATATGCTGCACGTAAAGATTGGCGACTTTGGCCTAGCCACTCGCATCGAATATGAGGGCGAACGCAAGAAGACTCTGTGCGGCACCCCAAACTACATTGCCCCGGAAATTCTCACCAAAAAGGGGCATTCGTTCGAAGTGGACATATGGTCCATTGGCTGCGTCATGTACACTCTGTTGGTAGGCCAACACCCGTTTGAGACCAAAACGCTGAAGGACACTTATTCAAAGATCAAGAAGTGCGAGTACAGAGTGCCAAGCTACTTGAGAAAACCTGCTGCTGATATGGTGATCTCCATGCTCCAGCCGAACCCTGAGAGCCGCCCAGCAATTGGCCAGTTGCTGAACTACGACTTCCTGAAGGGCTCGAAGGTGCCAACGTTCTTGCCAAGCTCTTGCCTAACTATGGCTCCGCGAATTGGCATCAACGACACCATTGAAGACTCCATTCATCGCAAGCCGCTGATGGAGATGAACGGCATTAGGGATGATACTCGTCTGGAGTCAACATTCCTCAATACCAACTTGCACGACGCCATCACTGCCTCGGCCCAGGTGTGCCGCCACAACGAAGACTACCGCAGCGACATTGAGAGCTTGCACCAGCAGCTCACCAATCTGATCAACAACAAG CCGCGCATACTGCAAGGCAATCTCGAGGATGAGAATACCGATCCTGCAGCACAGCCGCTCTTCTGGATATCCAAATGGGTCGACTACAGTGAAAAATACGGCTTCGGTTATCAGCTCTGTGATGAGGGCATTGGCGTTATGTTCAACGACACAACCAAATTGATTCTGCTTCCGAACCAGATCAACGTCCACTTCATAGACAAGGACGGAAAGGAGAGCTACATGACTACGACCGATTACTGCAAGACACTTGATAAAAAGATGAAGCTGCTTTCCTACTTCAAGCGTTACATGATCGAGCATCTCGTGAAGGCTGGAGCCAATAATGTGAACATTGAGAGTGATCAGATATCGCGTATGCCCCATTTGCACTCCTGGTTCCGCACAACGTGTGCTGTGGTCATGCATCTTACCAACGGTTCCGTACAG CTTAATTTTTCGGATCACATGAAGCTCATTCTTTGTCCGCGTATGAGTGCCATTACATACATGGATCACGAAAAGAACTTCCGCACATATCGCTTCTCGACCATCGTGGAGAACGGTGTGTCCAAAGAATTATATCAAAAGATACGCTATGCCCAAGAAAAACTTAGAAAAATGCTGGAGAAGATGTTTGTTTAA